From a region of the Acinetobacter calcoaceticus genome:
- a CDS encoding bifunctional SulP family inorganic anion transporter/carbonic anhydrase — MSVLNLKNRFHLKDLLSGVVVFLVALPLCLGIALASGAPIISGIIAGIVGGIIVGLLSGSHISVAGPAAGLTAVILVQLEQLGGNYAAFLLCIIFAGVLQILFGLFKLGFFANFIPNNVILGLLAAIGVILIATQLPYLFGLSDFSWKQIWTSTPDAFLQRFDGGAALIGLLSLFLILAWDSSPLKKLALPSALIAVVLAAVLNFILVSIGSPWAVQVDNLIQLPNILQAPEKVLIFPDFSYLAEPMIYTGAITLAVVASLETLLNLEAADKIDPQKRSSPPNRELWAQGTGNIISGLIGGMPVTSVIVRSSVNANTGARSKCSTIIHGVLLLLAVLFFVPLMNMIPLSVLAAILIVTGFKLTHPKLFKQLYQKGWKQFLPFIITLVAILQTDLLMGILIGLFTSSAFILYGNFNKGIRVYREKRLHGVVTRIELPSQVTFLNRSALISALEHVHKHQQLIIDATQCDSIDPDIYQVIQDYQNETAIKRQVNLKLVGFKQHYQDVDDAVLDIDISTRDLQQKLSPQQVVNLLKEGNERFVRNERLQRDIYRQIRVTADEGQHPIAAVLGCMDSRAPTEMIFDVGIGDLFSLRIAGNIAGQKVLGSLEFACQAKGSKVIVVLGHTDCGAVTSACQLRLEHKQVADVKEMPHIQYVLGPLMHSVDSVYDIMQPRELSKAFVNQVTAMNVHYNIQYIISHSSVLKDMVERGEITIVGAIYDVKTGHVQFLDG, encoded by the coding sequence ATGTCGGTTTTAAACCTGAAAAATAGATTTCATTTAAAAGACCTCCTGTCCGGAGTTGTCGTATTCCTTGTGGCATTACCGCTGTGTTTGGGTATCGCTTTAGCCTCAGGAGCTCCCATTATCTCTGGCATTATTGCTGGTATTGTCGGCGGTATTATTGTTGGCTTACTGAGTGGCTCCCACATCAGTGTAGCCGGACCAGCAGCGGGACTAACTGCTGTAATTCTTGTACAGTTAGAACAATTAGGCGGCAATTATGCCGCCTTTTTATTATGTATTATTTTTGCTGGTGTTCTACAAATTCTCTTTGGATTATTCAAGTTAGGTTTTTTTGCAAACTTTATTCCAAATAATGTCATTTTGGGATTACTGGCGGCCATTGGTGTCATCCTGATTGCGACACAATTACCTTATCTGTTTGGGCTTTCTGATTTTTCATGGAAGCAGATTTGGACTTCAACGCCAGACGCATTTCTTCAGCGTTTTGATGGGGGAGCTGCACTCATTGGTTTGCTCAGTTTATTCTTAATTTTAGCGTGGGATAGCAGTCCACTCAAAAAACTAGCTTTACCTTCTGCTCTGATTGCAGTTGTGTTGGCAGCGGTTTTAAATTTTATTTTGGTGAGTATTGGCTCTCCATGGGCAGTGCAAGTTGATAACCTCATTCAATTGCCGAATATATTGCAAGCACCCGAAAAAGTATTGATTTTCCCTGATTTTAGCTATTTAGCTGAGCCTATGATTTATACAGGAGCAATTACGCTTGCTGTCGTGGCCTCTTTAGAAACATTATTGAATCTGGAAGCGGCAGATAAAATCGATCCTCAAAAACGCTCTTCTCCCCCTAATCGTGAACTCTGGGCACAAGGCACAGGTAATATTATTTCAGGCTTAATTGGTGGAATGCCTGTAACCTCAGTGATTGTGCGTAGTTCAGTGAATGCAAATACAGGCGCGCGTAGTAAATGCTCTACCATTATTCATGGCGTATTATTGCTATTGGCGGTTTTGTTCTTCGTGCCATTAATGAACATGATTCCTTTGTCGGTATTGGCTGCGATCTTAATCGTGACAGGGTTTAAGCTTACTCATCCAAAACTATTTAAACAGCTTTATCAAAAGGGTTGGAAACAATTTTTACCTTTTATTATTACCTTAGTTGCAATTTTGCAGACCGATCTTTTAATGGGAATTTTAATTGGTCTGTTCACCAGTAGTGCTTTTATTCTTTATGGGAATTTTAATAAGGGTATTCGTGTTTATAGAGAGAAGCGCTTGCACGGCGTAGTTACTCGTATTGAACTTCCATCACAAGTCACCTTTCTTAATCGTTCTGCGCTTATTTCTGCATTAGAACATGTACATAAACATCAACAACTCATTATTGATGCAACTCAATGTGATTCGATTGATCCTGACATCTACCAAGTTATTCAAGATTATCAAAATGAAACTGCCATTAAACGTCAGGTAAACCTTAAACTTGTTGGGTTTAAGCAGCACTATCAAGATGTGGATGATGCAGTACTTGATATTGATATTAGTACAAGAGATTTACAACAAAAACTGAGTCCACAGCAAGTCGTGAATTTGCTTAAAGAGGGTAATGAACGTTTTGTAAGAAACGAACGCCTGCAACGCGATATTTATCGTCAAATTCGAGTTACCGCAGATGAAGGACAACACCCGATCGCAGCTGTTCTTGGTTGTATGGACTCACGCGCACCTACAGAAATGATCTTTGATGTGGGTATTGGTGATCTGTTTAGCTTACGAATTGCAGGTAATATTGCAGGTCAAAAAGTATTAGGTTCGCTTGAGTTTGCTTGTCAGGCTAAGGGCTCTAAAGTAATTGTCGTTTTAGGGCATACCGATTGCGGTGCAGTGACGAGCGCATGTCAATTACGCCTAGAACATAAGCAAGTGGCTGACGTGAAGGAAATGCCACATATTCAATATGTGCTTGGGCCTTTAATGCATTCGGTTGATAGTGTGTATGACATTATGCAGCCACGTGAACTCAGCAAAGCCTTTGTAAATCAGGTGACTGCCATGAATGTTCACTACAATATTCAATACATCATTAGCCATAGTAGCGTTTTAAAAGATATGGTTGAGCGAGGTGAGATTACAATTGTAGGCGCAATTTATGATGTAAAAACAGGACATGTTCAGTTCCTTGATGGATAG
- a CDS encoding SDR family NAD(P)-dependent oxidoreductase, whose product MNKKLEALFQEKVQDKVILVTGASSGIGLTISNKLADAGAHVLLVARTEETLEEVKADIESRGGKASIFPCDLNDMDMIDQVSKEILATVDHIDILINNAGRSIRRAVHESYDRFHDFERTMQLNYFGAVRLVLNILPHMIQRQDGQIINISSIGVLANATRFSAYVASKAALDAFSRCLSAEVHAHKIAITSIYMPLVRTPMIAPTKIYKYVPTLSPEQAADLIAYAIVKRPKRMATNLGRLASMTYSVAPSINNMFMSIGFRLFPSSDAAKGQETEKLNWAQKAYARIFPGEHW is encoded by the coding sequence GTGAATAAAAAATTAGAAGCTCTGTTCCAGGAAAAGGTACAAGATAAAGTCATTTTAGTGACAGGCGCCTCAAGCGGAATCGGTTTAACCATTTCAAACAAACTTGCTGATGCAGGTGCTCATGTCTTACTAGTTGCACGTACTGAAGAAACTTTGGAAGAAGTGAAAGCAGATATCGAAAGTCGTGGTGGTAAAGCATCAATTTTCCCATGTGATCTCAACGATATGGATATGATTGATCAAGTGTCTAAAGAAATTTTAGCGACGGTTGATCACATTGATATTTTAATTAATAACGCAGGTCGTTCTATTCGCCGTGCCGTACATGAGTCTTATGACCGTTTCCATGACTTTGAACGCACGATGCAGTTAAATTATTTTGGCGCAGTGCGCTTAGTTCTCAATATTTTGCCTCACATGATTCAACGTCAAGATGGGCAAATTATTAATATTAGCTCGATTGGTGTGTTAGCAAATGCGACTCGCTTCTCTGCCTATGTAGCATCTAAAGCTGCTCTCGATGCATTTAGCCGCTGTCTATCGGCCGAAGTTCATGCACATAAAATCGCAATTACTTCAATCTATATGCCATTGGTTCGTACCCCAATGATTGCACCAACTAAAATTTATAAATATGTACCAACACTTTCACCTGAGCAGGCTGCTGACTTAATTGCTTATGCAATTGTGAAACGTCCAAAACGTATGGCGACCAACTTGGGCCGTTTAGCTTCAATGACTTATTCTGTCGCACCGAGCATCAACAATATGTTTATGTCGATTGGCTTTCGCTTATTCCCAAGTTCGGATGCAGCAAAAGGTCAAGAAACCGAGAAATTGAACTGGGCACAAAAAGCATATGCACGAATTTTCCCAGGTGAACACTGGTAA
- a CDS encoding O-acetylhomoserine aminocarboxypropyltransferase/cysteine synthase family protein, which yields MTYKDETLAIHAGYSPEATTKAVAVPIYQTTSYAFDNTQHGADLFDLKVQGNIYTRIMNPTTSVLEQRLAALEGGIGALALASGMAAITYAIQTITEAGDNIASVSTLYGGTYNLFAHTLPKQGIEVRFFDYQKPESLRNLIDDKTKLVFVESIGNPLGNIIDLEAIAKIAHEYGVPVVVDNTVATPALLKPFEYGADIVIHSLTKYIGGHGNSIGGAIVDSGKFPWGKYPERFKVLNTPDPSYHGVNYVEALGEVAYIARARVVPLRNTGAAISPLSVFLILQGLETLNLRMERHTENAQKIAEYLKNHPKVKWVNYAGLTDHPQHQLAQKYVKGKPSAILSFGVQDGLEGGTRFIDALQLFTRLVNIGDAKSLACHPATTTHRQLNEQELKAAGVSKDMVRLSIGIEHIDDLIADLEQALSAV from the coding sequence ATGACTTATAAAGATGAAACCTTAGCAATTCATGCTGGCTATTCACCCGAAGCGACCACAAAAGCTGTTGCAGTCCCTATTTACCAAACCACTTCTTATGCATTTGATAATACCCAACACGGTGCCGATCTCTTCGATTTAAAAGTTCAGGGTAATATTTATACCCGTATTATGAACCCAACCACCTCTGTGCTTGAGCAACGTCTTGCAGCACTAGAAGGCGGAATTGGCGCTCTAGCTTTAGCATCTGGCATGGCAGCAATCACCTATGCTATTCAGACGATTACTGAAGCGGGAGACAATATTGCTTCTGTCTCAACCTTATATGGTGGAACCTATAACTTATTTGCTCACACCTTACCGAAACAAGGAATTGAGGTCCGATTTTTTGATTACCAAAAGCCTGAAAGCTTGCGTAACTTAATTGATGATAAAACTAAGCTTGTTTTTGTTGAGTCAATTGGAAATCCGCTTGGGAATATTATCGATCTAGAGGCCATTGCGAAAATTGCCCATGAATATGGTGTTCCAGTCGTTGTAGATAATACCGTTGCCACCCCTGCCTTATTAAAACCTTTTGAATATGGTGCTGATATTGTCATTCACTCTCTTACAAAATATATCGGTGGTCATGGCAATAGTATTGGCGGCGCGATTGTAGATAGCGGTAAATTCCCTTGGGGTAAATATCCGGAACGTTTTAAAGTTTTGAACACACCAGACCCGAGTTATCATGGTGTTAATTATGTCGAAGCATTAGGTGAGGTTGCTTATATTGCCCGTGCACGCGTCGTTCCATTACGCAATACAGGTGCAGCAATTAGCCCATTAAGTGTATTTTTAATTTTACAAGGTTTAGAAACGTTGAACCTTCGGATGGAACGCCATACTGAAAATGCCCAAAAAATTGCGGAATATCTAAAAAATCACCCTAAAGTAAAATGGGTGAATTATGCAGGCCTCACAGATCATCCACAGCACCAATTGGCTCAGAAGTATGTAAAAGGTAAACCTTCTGCAATTTTATCTTTTGGTGTGCAAGATGGTCTCGAAGGCGGTACTCGCTTCATCGATGCACTACAACTTTTTACTCGTCTCGTAAATATTGGCGATGCAAAAAGTTTAGCTTGCCACCCTGCAACAACAACTCATCGCCAGCTCAATGAACAAGAGCTTAAAGCTGCGGGTGTGAGTAAAGATATGGTTCGTCTTTCGATTGGAATTGAGCATATAGATGACTTAATCGCCGATTTAGAACAAGCGCTTTCAGCTGTGTAA
- the ettA gene encoding energy-dependent translational throttle protein EttA, whose product MAQYIYTMNRVSKMVPPKREILKDISLSFFPGAKIGVLGLNGAGKSTLLRIMAGVDKDFSGEARAQPGIKIGYLEQEPPLDPTKDVRGNVEDGVREALDALARLDQVFAEYAEPDADFDALAKEQEKLESIIHAWDAHNLNNQLEIAADALNLPAWDADVSLLSGGERRRVALCRLLLSKPDMLLLDEPTNHLDAESVTWLERFLKDFPGTIVAITHDRYFLDNVAEWILELDRGMGIPYQGNYSSWLEQKNARLEQENKQEESFAKALKKELEWVRSNAKGQQKKNKARMERFEELNSKEFQQRNETSEIYIPPGPRLGNKVVEVEGISKSFDGRLLYQNLSFTVPPTAIVGIVGPNGAGKTTLFRMMTGEQQPDTGTVTLGESVKVAYVGQIRDTLDNNKTVWEEVSGGLDILKIGDYEIASRAYIGRFNFKGQDQQKRVGELSGGERNRLQLAKILQLGANVILLDEPSNDLDIETLRALEDAILVFPGTVMVVSHDRWFLDRIATHILSFENEQPEFYAGNYAEYEAYRQSRLGDDAAQKRTKYKKISG is encoded by the coding sequence GTGGCCCAATATATTTATACGATGAACCGAGTGTCTAAAATGGTTCCGCCAAAGCGCGAAATCTTAAAAGACATCTCTTTATCATTTTTCCCGGGTGCCAAAATTGGTGTGCTCGGTTTGAACGGTGCAGGTAAATCTACCTTGCTTCGTATTATGGCGGGCGTAGATAAAGATTTCTCTGGTGAGGCTCGTGCACAACCTGGAATTAAAATCGGCTATTTAGAGCAAGAACCACCGCTTGATCCAACTAAAGACGTTCGTGGTAACGTTGAAGATGGCGTGCGTGAGGCTTTGGATGCTTTAGCTCGTCTTGATCAAGTTTTTGCTGAATATGCTGAGCCTGATGCAGATTTTGATGCACTTGCAAAAGAGCAGGAAAAATTAGAGTCAATTATTCATGCTTGGGATGCACATAACCTAAACAACCAGCTTGAAATTGCTGCGGATGCATTGAATCTTCCAGCTTGGGATGCAGACGTATCATTACTTTCTGGTGGTGAGCGCCGTCGTGTTGCACTTTGCCGTTTATTGCTCTCGAAACCAGATATGTTACTTCTGGACGAACCGACGAACCATTTGGATGCAGAATCTGTAACTTGGTTAGAACGTTTCTTGAAGGATTTCCCTGGCACTATCGTTGCGATTACGCATGACCGTTATTTCTTGGATAACGTGGCTGAGTGGATTCTTGAACTTGACCGTGGTATGGGGATTCCTTATCAAGGGAACTATTCTTCTTGGTTGGAACAAAAGAATGCTCGTTTAGAGCAGGAAAATAAACAAGAAGAATCTTTTGCTAAAGCATTGAAAAAAGAACTTGAATGGGTTCGTTCAAATGCTAAAGGTCAGCAAAAGAAAAATAAAGCGCGTATGGAACGTTTTGAAGAGCTTAACTCTAAAGAATTCCAGCAACGTAATGAAACGTCTGAAATCTATATTCCACCTGGTCCACGTTTGGGTAACAAAGTTGTGGAAGTGGAAGGCATCAGTAAATCATTTGACGGCCGCTTACTGTACCAAAACTTAAGCTTTACTGTACCGCCAACAGCGATTGTTGGTATCGTTGGTCCGAACGGTGCAGGTAAAACGACTTTATTCCGTATGATGACCGGCGAACAGCAACCTGATACAGGTACTGTGACCTTAGGTGAGTCAGTTAAAGTTGCTTATGTTGGTCAGATCCGTGACACTTTAGATAATAATAAAACTGTTTGGGAAGAAGTTTCTGGCGGTTTAGATATCTTAAAAATCGGTGATTACGAAATCGCGTCACGTGCTTATATCGGCCGTTTTAACTTTAAAGGTCAAGATCAGCAAAAACGTGTAGGCGAATTGTCTGGTGGTGAGCGTAACCGTTTACAACTGGCGAAGATCTTACAGTTAGGTGCAAACGTTATCTTACTGGATGAGCCATCAAACGACTTGGATATTGAAACTTTACGTGCGCTTGAGGATGCAATTCTTGTATTCCCAGGTACGGTAATGGTGGTATCGCATGACCGTTGGTTCCTTGACCGTATTGCGACACATATCTTGTCATTTGAAAATGAGCAGCCAGAATTCTATGCAGGTAACTATGCAGAATACGAAGCATATCGCCAGTCACGTTTAGGTGATGACGCTGCTCAAAAACGTACGAAATACAAAAAAATTAGCGGTTAA
- a CDS encoding cation efflux protein, CzcI-like yields the protein MPRSAIFMSVLFCLLIFQSLWNVAAAFCMHENQEKALHHFGHHAALNVYQSSHQAHTEQTSIVENSHKAPLNLQDHHDHLPSCFHIVMTEIAKQAEVPVVHIQVLTPIYYWSNSYQSPHLTALKPPPVLTPL from the coding sequence TTGCCACGTTCTGCGATTTTTATGTCAGTCTTGTTTTGTTTGCTCATATTTCAGAGTTTATGGAATGTGGCAGCGGCATTTTGCATGCATGAAAATCAGGAAAAAGCATTGCATCATTTCGGACATCATGCGGCTTTGAATGTATATCAATCTTCACATCAAGCTCATACTGAACAGACGAGTATAGTAGAAAATTCTCATAAGGCTCCTTTGAACTTGCAAGATCATCATGATCATTTACCTTCATGTTTTCATATAGTAATGACTGAAATTGCAAAACAAGCCGAGGTGCCTGTTGTACATATACAAGTATTAACGCCAATTTATTACTGGTCTAATTCTTACCAGTCACCACATCTTACTGCTTTAAAACCTCCTCCTGTTTTAACCCCGCTATAG
- a CDS encoding TolC family protein: MSSIFSNRVSFTSHLESNVKITLKKVLTISSLSIAMLLAGQVTMAQSDIQQERYIQKAAFTFEQALEQVQKYQSQQGVWQAQQQMAETNLKQSRLWANPSLSIEQTGFQSDQEKELAIGISQPLDIFGQRKAAQNLAKVEISKIDLAEQRYKAELDLIVKYFWSQVALLELEKSLIAEQLSVSQENLLASEKRYQAGSIAQVDVDRVRMNHLENQRLYQQVSLKLNVAKQQLVNLWGGGSSQVQLLQRPNQLWALAANIEPSQDSQNNLLERSFQLDSLAQQANIQQLKAKAKPLPTVTLGVNNTRSPEQSTDNQIRLGVAIPLNLFNRQQYGIKIAQAKQELSQRQQSFYQKQNQIDIEALMSELKGLQMQFKQLSDQQVPLAIQVQQKTLQGFRLGKFAVTDVQQATMQLQDVRLRKVELLKQAWQNSIEIQSLRLGLEPEQIMAKDALMQLNQRVWQQSQTFPTQAGE, from the coding sequence ATGTCTTCTATTTTTTCAAATCGAGTGAGTTTTACTTCTCACTTAGAGAGTAACGTTAAGATAACGTTAAAAAAAGTTTTAACCATCTCAAGCCTATCTATTGCCATGCTATTGGCTGGGCAAGTAACGATGGCTCAGTCTGATATTCAACAAGAACGTTATATTCAAAAAGCTGCCTTTACTTTTGAGCAAGCTTTAGAGCAGGTACAAAAATATCAAAGTCAGCAAGGTGTTTGGCAAGCACAGCAGCAAATGGCTGAGACTAATTTAAAGCAAAGTCGTTTATGGGCTAACCCAAGTCTTTCCATTGAGCAAACAGGTTTTCAGAGCGATCAAGAAAAAGAACTCGCAATTGGAATCTCTCAACCTTTGGATATCTTTGGGCAGCGTAAGGCTGCGCAAAATTTGGCAAAAGTGGAAATATCAAAAATTGATTTGGCGGAACAGCGTTATAAGGCTGAGCTTGATTTAATTGTTAAATATTTCTGGTCACAAGTTGCATTACTTGAGCTTGAAAAGTCTCTTATTGCAGAGCAGCTATCCGTCAGCCAAGAAAATTTACTTGCATCTGAAAAACGTTATCAGGCAGGCAGTATTGCTCAGGTTGATGTAGACCGAGTACGTATGAATCACTTGGAAAATCAGCGTTTATATCAACAAGTCAGTTTAAAACTAAATGTTGCGAAGCAACAACTGGTGAACTTGTGGGGTGGTGGTTCAAGTCAAGTTCAACTACTCCAACGCCCAAACCAGTTATGGGCACTGGCAGCGAATATAGAACCAAGTCAAGATTCACAAAATAATTTGTTAGAGCGTTCCTTCCAATTAGATTCCCTTGCTCAGCAAGCCAACATTCAACAACTTAAAGCAAAAGCTAAACCATTACCTACGGTAACTTTAGGTGTGAATAACACTCGATCACCTGAACAAAGTACCGATAACCAAATTCGTTTAGGCGTCGCAATTCCTTTAAATCTTTTTAACCGACAGCAGTATGGAATCAAGATTGCTCAAGCCAAGCAAGAGTTATCTCAACGCCAGCAAAGCTTTTATCAAAAGCAAAATCAGATTGATATTGAAGCCCTAATGTCTGAATTGAAAGGCTTGCAAATGCAGTTTAAACAATTGAGTGATCAACAAGTTCCTCTTGCCATTCAAGTTCAGCAAAAAACATTACAAGGTTTCCGTTTAGGTAAATTCGCCGTAACCGATGTTCAGCAAGCCACCATGCAATTGCAAGATGTTCGGTTACGTAAAGTCGAGCTATTAAAACAGGCTTGGCAAAATTCAATTGAAATTCAAAGTTTGCGTCTAGGGTTAGAGCCAGAGCAAATCATGGCCAAAGATGCCTTAATGCAATTGAATCAACGTGTTTGGCAACAAAGTCAAACATTCCCAACTCAGGCAGGAGAATAA
- a CDS encoding efflux RND transporter periplasmic adaptor subunit: protein MSVNLKKNSQWLWVGVIAAITAILIGLLVLNSKNKPASSEASEEHEHAEEEGEGHNNEGEKPLMLSAQQMQEQNLKIEQAELGEVAQLQTYPAKLVVNTDRQAHVSPSFSGHVEAVYVELGQQVKKGQALASLLVPDLVDQQANLQIAQSNLDLMRQDYERERSLWSQGISAKQDYQRAYNAYQQAQIQVKAARSRLSAFGAGSVSGGRYTLTAPIAGMVSNKDIVVGENVQLADQLFIINQLDQLWLEFILPSTGNVNVQPNQQVEFKSLQTGNVFTAQVQSLTTEADAQTGRLQVRAKVLAINSELRPNLMVNVELNSGLTQKVIRVKAQAIQQVEGKDVIFTPKMVKTGFEFEPVTLQLGQRSTDGQWVEVVKGINPSQRYVAEGSFLLKSELEKGEAEHGH, encoded by the coding sequence ATGTCGGTAAATTTAAAGAAAAATTCTCAGTGGCTTTGGGTGGGAGTGATTGCTGCAATCACTGCAATATTAATCGGTTTGCTCGTTTTAAATTCAAAAAATAAACCTGCCTCTTCTGAAGCCTCAGAAGAGCATGAGCATGCTGAAGAAGAGGGTGAAGGACATAATAACGAGGGTGAAAAACCATTGATGCTCTCTGCTCAACAAATGCAGGAACAAAATTTAAAAATTGAACAGGCTGAATTAGGTGAAGTTGCTCAGCTTCAAACTTATCCAGCCAAGCTAGTTGTCAATACAGACCGTCAAGCTCATGTTTCGCCAAGTTTTAGTGGACATGTAGAAGCAGTGTATGTAGAGCTTGGACAACAGGTTAAAAAAGGTCAGGCCCTTGCAAGCTTATTGGTACCAGATTTAGTCGATCAGCAAGCCAATTTACAAATTGCACAGTCTAATCTTGATTTAATGCGTCAGGACTATGAGCGTGAACGCAGTTTATGGTCACAAGGAATCTCTGCCAAGCAAGATTATCAACGAGCTTATAACGCTTATCAGCAAGCCCAAATTCAAGTTAAAGCAGCTCGTTCACGCTTGAGTGCATTTGGCGCAGGTTCGGTCTCAGGGGGACGCTACACCTTAACAGCTCCAATTGCTGGCATGGTCAGTAATAAAGATATTGTGGTGGGTGAAAACGTACAGCTAGCAGATCAGCTTTTTATTATTAATCAGCTTGATCAGTTGTGGCTGGAGTTCATTTTACCAAGCACTGGTAATGTGAATGTGCAGCCTAACCAGCAGGTTGAATTTAAATCTTTGCAAACTGGGAATGTATTTACTGCACAGGTTCAAAGCTTAACAACTGAAGCTGATGCTCAAACGGGGCGTTTGCAAGTTCGTGCGAAAGTTTTGGCTATTAACAGTGAATTACGTCCAAACCTTATGGTGAACGTTGAGCTAAATTCAGGCTTAACGCAAAAAGTAATACGTGTAAAAGCACAAGCGATCCAGCAAGTTGAAGGTAAAGACGTTATCTTTACGCCAAAAATGGTCAAAACAGGCTTTGAGTTTGAACCGGTCACATTACAGTTGGGACAACGTTCTACAGATGGTCAATGGGTCGAGGTTGTAAAAGGTATTAATCCAAGCCAGCGCTATGTTGCAGAAGGCAGCTTCTTGCTGAAATCCGAATTGGAAAAAGGAGAGGCGGAGCATGGACATTAA